From Rhododendron vialii isolate Sample 1 chromosome 10a, ASM3025357v1, the proteins below share one genomic window:
- the LOC131304116 gene encoding xyloglucan galactosyltransferase XLT2-like, translated as MLVPILGHPSADHATGLKEHPKSPNLKSLLKSFLSRLSPIHRTFLFLLILFQLFLVLYFTRTPNLSLSLSPQPTPPQLLTSQSSQQQFQSSESDGEEIQASDETKFEATELDQEKFQASAAESQASEQEGNQIQAAECDGRRIYVYDMPPRFNYDLQNKCDKLDPWHDKCDKNVNEGFGPEARELAGIVPESILPAWYWTDHYWGEVVYHRRMLDYKCRTLEPESAAAFYIPFYAGLAIGGYLWGNHNASERDWPCEQMIEWVQGQKWWKRSNGSDHLIMLGRLTWAFRRLRKDPGWGSSFIHMPEMKNVVRLAVERNVWDDLEVAVPYPTIFHPRSASDIVEWQRFVRGQRRDHLFALVGGARASIRNDFRGVLQGQCLGAGAACRHVDCARENCLDGTTAIMSAFLGSDFCLQPRGDGFTRRSVFDCMMAGSIPVFFWRRTAYLQYEREWFLPGEPESYSVFIPRDDVRNGTDIRKVLEGYGREEVQRMREKVIEYIPRFLYAKSSKGLENTRDAFDIAIDGVLSKYKDHMESGRIGNRIEI; from the coding sequence ATGCTTGTCCCAATTCTCGGCCACCCGTCGGCCGACCACGCTACTGGCCTTAAAGAGCACCCTAAATCCCCAAACCTCAAATCCCTATTAAAATCATTCCTATCCCGCCTATCCCCAATCCATCGcaccttcctcttcctccttatCCTCTTCCAACTCTTCCTCGTCCTCTACTTCACTCGCACCCCCAATCTCTCCCTATCCCTTTCCCCTCAACCCACCCCCCCTCAATTACTCACGTCTCAATCCTCGCAACAACAATTCCAATCCTCAGAATCAGATGGAGAAGAGATTCAGGCCTCGGATGAGACGAAATTTGAAGCCACGGAATTGGATCAAGAAAAGTTTCAAGCCTCCGCAGCGGAATCTCAAGCCTCGGAACAAGAGGGGAATCAAATCCAAGCAGCGGAATGCGATGGCCGTCGGATATACGTCTACGACATGCCCCCCAGGTTCAATTACGATCTGCAGAACAAGTGCGACAAATTGGACCCGTGGCACGACAAGTGCGACAAGAATGTGAACGAGGGGTTCGGGCCGGAGGCCCGGGAGCTGGCCGGGATCGTGCCGGAGAGTATTCTGCCGGCTTGGTACTGGACCGACCATTACTGGGGGGAGGTGGTGTACCACAGGAGGATGTTGGATTACAAGTGCCGAACCCTAGAGCCGGAATCCGCTGCGGCGTTCTACATTCCGTTTTACGCTGGGCTGGCGATTGGGGGGTACCTGTGGGGCAATCACAACGCGAGCGAGAGGGATTGGCCTTGCGAGCAAATGATTGAGTGGGTCCAGGGGCAGAAGTGGTGGAAGAGATCCAACGGCTCCGATCACCTCATCATGCTTGGGCGGTTGACTTGGGCGTTTCGACGGTTGAGAAAAGATCCCGGGTGGGGGTCGAGCTTCATCCACATGCCGGAGATGAAGAACGTCGTCCGTTTGGCCGTCGAGCGGAACGTGTGGGACGATTTGGAGGTCGCCGTGCCCTACCCGACGATATTCCACCCGAGGTCGGCGTCGGATATCGTTGAGTGGCAGCGGTTTGTCCGGGGCCAACGCCGGGACCACCTATTCGCGCTTGTGGGCGGGGCCCGCGCGTCGATCCGGAACGATTTCCGGGGGGTCCTGCAGGGCCAGTGCCTCGGCGCGGGGGCCGCGTGCCGGCACGTGGACTGCGCCCGGGAGAACTGCCTCGACGGGACGACGGCGATCATGTCGGCGTTCCTCGGCTCCGATTTCTGCCTCCAGCCGAGGGGGGACGGGTTCACGCGGCGGTCGGTCTTCGACTGCATGATGGCCGGTTCGATCCCGGTTTTCTTCTGGAGGCGGACGGCATACTTGCAGTACGAGCGAGAGTGGTTTTTACCGGGTGAACCGGAGAGTTACTCGGTTTTTATACCACGTGACGATGTGCGTAACGGAACAGATATAAGGAAAGTGTTGGAAGGGTATGGAAGGGAGGAAGTGCAAAGGATGAGAGAAAAAGTAATAGAATATATACCGAGATTTCTGTATGCAAAATCAAGTAAAGGGTTAGAGAATACAAGAGACGCTTTTGATATTGCTATTGATGGAGTATTGAGCAAATACAAGGATCACATGGAGAGTGGTAGAATTGGGAATCGAATTGAAATATGA